One Plasmodium vivax chromosome 13, whole genome shotgun sequence genomic region harbors:
- a CDS encoding hypothetical protein (encoded by transcript PVX_084395A), with product MEEETSFLKSAVAEPCDEQLCVEIPSDGGGDTHQGDFVDIASEGGTPRSNDKEYFHGKAHQGNFSAAVNLYGGDSDRNVETRFPQSACATEKNNPNDGEDKRGTGSSTGRGTHHRRGSHHKRDLLLINIYLSPENDTSAMNSQNNDVKKILSLVKQLLMRRNCAERSALISYGNELTGRYYHISNNEKLLDVLKKEDIRKKNEISFDYIRVGKETEKYGSCGELKRNGEVADERGKCKLLTNERCDSFTLVEGDHLNRGGGNYLRQLQPGLLGLIGEKPQTVDLEEQSRKDGDESENAWDFLKRPADRDETCGGTSRNGNGHSAYAFELDTPRDVNLLFKEKQQRGDGNSFGYFQMGGPQRGSDGQGITQRGGEVDEANRAGDTKETEVMCQTHRADPMCEEEEARKGMTPQNQTNCVEKANECTLTGLKINERFTPMEGTLHRKDNTSDKQSRSKNDVEIFREGRNTDVRVKTSSEVPCAKELSTAARKSGRKKGTQLRRGRRKNAPTERGGITKGVERGRKEGSVDSSEKVSNEEKVSNEEMGKMEETIPSGENEKVRHKRLSGDCTACALFYKIKKGCIYADACQLIHSGEKQSAPRRKSKRGKRKTNRKNDPNIKDKWSREGPPHGSASNRISTSSNDSAKCTSTNIINRALTNRLKSDDNEELISYILETIKREESANNLKIRKEGGEENGSGGKAHVKSGSDGGAPRECNTDRGDHAKRSSINGGDTSRCESVTKKEKQQTRSGNASHGSLAGVRKANEEEFPTHSGYALFPHQTDRNHPKCHSFGVPLSRDEEEKDGMKKGVTGNTCEGYHPGGNLNNTVMCNWLKVVQKMGKGVDRGHCEAYEGIKLPPNVEEEEQPQQRREEHFTKTHRRATTAMKNKMKNVPSTNTHDEGVQTEGGGHLRGNSDLFKKGCTHYIDIPSGAYGQLGKFFQKRKNETEVDPKVASVKNIHTDRCSYHVGENSNQGMLNQLNLTKDPKIGKEDERGVNIYSQMMGNDSHKCIYRAPQNDKSMEPLLPRVVKAQTETEAEMKFLHSRGKGRNVLPKIQQNRSHLPMNAWRNRMVHFKDRCDNPSCYYTLGGLHQGKENVASNIHANYRRGIYPGAHTFGSLHKIGMTAPVGELLKRESYTYDEFSSEGNRTNYAFLQTSNVNAKQIDTLGEDKQNGSSGFNSAFNTKGTSNGGVHQCRRNFHQGGSQQSGLYQGSAHHRKGNHSSDYTMRYHRAVTPPAKENENEDSLVGKPFLQRGDPPERCLRRERKEFIFSKKSSPHRTAHFSRPAKDPHYRMLRISMENYKNGSLTTGSQNGYFQVRHIHCSDGVVEQHIGEKKNNPVLLLSCVKICKICGDHHVRSVIHGKGSEDIGGNLIGNPGDTHNAQLRQSNHFSGVTKNKKLHKRNYSSNKVRAMEKSIDVDPANVKEL from the exons ATGGAAGAGGaaacttcttttttaaaaagtgcgGTCGCAGAACCATGTGATGAGCAGCTATGCGTTGAGATTCCTTCCGATGGGGGAGGGGATACCCATCAGGGCGATTTTGTGGACATAGCATCTGAGGGAGGTACCCCCAGGAGCAACGATAAGGAATACTTTCATGGGAAGGCCCACCAAGGCAATTTTAGCGCAGCCGTTAACCTCTACGGGGGTGACTCGGACAGGAATGTAGAGACACGTTTCCCACAATCTGCATGCGCAACGGAAAAGAATAATCCAAACGATGGGGAGGACAAACGTGGAACGGGTAGCAGCACCGGGAGAGGCACCCATCACAGGAGAGGCTCCCATCACAAGAGGGACCTCCTGCTCATCAACATATATCTTAGCCCAGAGAATGACACTTCCGCTATGAACTCCCAAAACAATGACGTGAAGAAAATCCTAAGTTTGGTTAAACAACTGCTGATGAGGAGAAACTGCGCAGAACGGTCGGCCCTGATTAGCTACGGAAATGAGTTAACAGGGAGGTATTACCACATAAGCAATAATGAGAAGCTACTggacgttttaaaaaaggaggacatCAGGAAAAAGAATGAAATTTCATTCGACTATATACGAGTTGGAAAGGAGACAGAAAAATATGGCAGCTGTGGTGAGCTGAAGCGGAATGGGGAGGTTGCAGACGAACGAGGAAAATGCAAACTTTTGACGAATGAAAGGTGCGATTCTTTCACCCTTGTGGAAGGGGATCACCTCAATCGTGGAGGGGGCAATTACCTGAGACAGTTGCAGCCGGGCCTGTTGGGACTAATCGGGGAGAAGCCCCAAACGGTCGACTTAGAAGAGCAAAGCAGAAAAGATGGCGACGAATCGGAGAACGCTTGGGACTTCTTGAAGAGGCCAGCAGACAGGGATGAGACGTGTGGAGGGACAAGCCGAAATGGAAATGGCCACTCCGCATACGCGTTTGAATTGGATACACCGCGCGACGTTAATCTTCTGTTTAAGGAAAAACAGCAACGGGGTGATGGCAACTCTTTTGGCTACTTTCAAATGGGGGGCCCACAGAGGGGAAGTGATGGCCAGGGAATAACCCaacgagggggggaagtggatGAAGCGAACCGTGCAGGTGATACGAAGGAAACCGAAGTGATGTGCCAAACGCATCGGGCGGACCCCATgtgtgaagaggaagaggctAGAAAAGGTATGACGCCGCAGAACCAAACCAACTGCGTCGAAAAGGCAAACGAGTGCACACTTACTgggttaaaaataaatgagcgGTTCACACCCATGGAAGGTACACTTCACCGAAAGGACAACACATCGGACAAACAGAGtagaagcaaaaatgatgtggAGATTTTCcgagaaggaagaaacacCGACGTTAGGGTAAAGACCTCTAGTGAGGTACCGTGCGCCAAGGAGTTAAGCACCGCTGCGAGGAAGAGTGGcaggaaaaagggaacgCAGCTACGAAGAGGACGCAGAAAAAATGCCCCCACGGAGAGGGGAGGAATTACGAAGGGGGTAGAAAGAGGGAGAAAGGAGGGAAGCGTGGACAGTTCGGAAAAAGTgtcaaatgaagaaaaagtgtCGAATGaggaaatgggaaaaatggaggagacgatcccaagtggggaaaaCGAGAAGGTCAGACACAAACGGTTAAGCGGAGACTGCACAGCGTGCgcccttttttacaaaataaaaaaggggtgcatATATGCAGACGCTTGCCAGTTGATCCACAGTGGAGAGAAGCAGAGCGCCCCCCGAAGGAAGAGCAAAAGGGGCAAGAGGAAAACGAACAGAAAGAATGATCCAAACATCAAGGACAAATGGAGCAGAGAAGGTCCCCCCCATGGCTCCGCTTCCAACAGGATAAGCACGTCTAGTAACGATTCCGCTAAATGTACCAGCACGAACATTATAAATAGGGCCCTCACGAACCGCTTAAAGTCGGACGACAACGAGGAGTTAATCTCCTACATTCTGGAGACGATTAAAAGAGAGGAGAGTGcgaacaatttgaagattAGAAAGGAGGGCGGTGAGGAGAATGGCAGCGGGGGAAAGGCGCACGTGAAAAGTGGGAGTGATGGGGGCGCCCCACGGGAATGCAACACCGACAGAGGGGACCACGCCAAGCGGAGCAGCATCAACGGAGGAGACACAAGCAGATGCGAAAGTGTaaccaaaaaggaaaaacaacaaaCGCGCAGCGGAAATGCGTCACACGGTTCATTAGCCGGTGTCCGTAAAGCTAACGAAGAAGAATTTCCAACGCACAGTGGTTATgccctttttccccaccaAACAGATAGAAACCATCCGAAGTGCCACTCTTTTGGAGTTCCCCTTTCGCGcgatgaagaggagaaagaTGGGATGAAAAAGGGAGTAACTGGAAATACATGTGAAGGGTATCACCCAGGAGGCAACTTGAACAACACTGTGATGTGTAACTGGTTAAAGGtggtgcaaaaaatggggaagggggTCGACAGGGGCCATTGCGAAGCATACGAGGGGATAAAATTGCCACCAAATgttgaagaagaggagcaaCCGCAGCAGAGACGAGAAGAGCATTTTACGAAAACGCACAGGAGAGCTACCACCGctatgaagaacaaaatgaaaaacgtcCCCTCCACAAATACACACGATGAGGGGGTCCAAACTGAGGGGGGAGGGCATCTCAGGGGAAATTCTGACCtcttcaaaaaggggtgTACCCATTACATCGACATTCCAAGTGGTGCATATGGCCAACTGGGAAAATTCTtccagaaaaggaaaaacgaaacggAGGTAGATCCTAAAGTAGCGAGTGTAAAGAATATACACACCGACAGGTGCAGCTACCATGTGGGTGAAAACTCCAACCAGGGAATGCTCAATCAATTGAATTTAACAAAAGATCCTAAAATTGGAAAGGAGGACGAAAGGGGGGTAAATATCTACTCGCAAATGATGGGGAACGATTCTCATAAGTGTATTTACAGAGCTCCCCAAAATGACAAATCGATGGAACCGCTTCTTCCGAGGGTAGTGAAGGCACAAACGGAGACAGAAGCGGAGATGAAATTTCTGCACAGTAGAGGAAAAGGCAGAAATGTGCTTCCCAAGATTCAACAGAATAGGAGCCATCTACCTATGAATGCGTGGAGGAATAGGATGGTCCATTTTAAGGACCGATGCGATAACCCTAGTTGTTATTACACTTTGGGGGGCCTACAccaggggaaggaaaacgtGGCCAGCAACATCCACGCGAATTACAGGAGGGGGATTTACCCCGGTGCACATACGTTTGGCAGTCTCCACAAAATCGGTATGACCGCTCCAGTGGGAGAGCTactcaaaagggaaagctaCACATATGATGAGTTTTCCAGTGAGGGTAACAGAACAAACTATGCGTTTTTGCAAACGTCTAATGTGAATGCAAAGCAGATTGACACGCTCGGGGAAGACAAACAGAACGGTAGCAGTGGTTTTAACTCCGCCTTTAACACAAAAGGTACCTCCAACGGTGGGGTGCACCAATGTAGAAGGAATTTCCATCAAGGCGGTTCGCAGCAGAGCGGTTTATATCAGGGCAGCGCGCATCACCGCAAGGGGAACCACTCCAGTGACTACACAATGCGCTACCACCGGGCAGTTACCCCACCTGcaaaggaaaacgaaaatgaggaCAGCTTGGTTGGGAAGCCCTTCCTGCAGAGAGGAGACCCTCCAGAAAGGTGCCTCCGAAGAGAGAGAAAGGAATTTATCTTTAGCAAAAAGAGCAGCCCACATAGGACCGCACATTTTAGCCGCCCCGCCAAGGATCCCCACTATCGCATGTTAAGGATAAGCatggaaaattataaaaatggcaGCTTAACCACGGGGAGTCAAAATGGGTACTTTCAAGTGCGCCACATCCACTGTAGCGATGGCGTTGTTGAGCAGCACAtcggtgaaaaaaaaaacaacccaGTGCTGCTCCTCAGTTGCGTTAAAATCTGCAAAATTTGCGGAGACCACCACGTGAGAAGTGTAATACATGGAAAGGGTAGCGAGGATATAGGGGGCAACCTGATCG GTAACCCGGGTGATACCCACAATGCGCAGTTAAGGCAAAGCAACCATTTCAGCGgggttacaaaaaataaaaaattgcataaaagGAATTACTCATCGAATAAGGTACGTGCTATGGAGAAGAGCATCGACGTGGATCCAGCGAACGTCAAAGAGTTATAG